A region of Catharus ustulatus isolate bCatUst1 chromosome 9, bCatUst1.pri.v2, whole genome shotgun sequence DNA encodes the following proteins:
- the BTF3L4 gene encoding transcription factor BTF3 homolog 4 produces the protein MNQEKLAKLQAQVRIGGKGTARRKKKVVHRTATADDKKLQSSLKKLAVNNIAGIEEVNMIKDDGTVIHFNNPKVQASLSANTFAITGHAEAKPITEMLPGILSQLGADSLTSLRKLAEQFPRQVLDSKAPKSEDIDEEDDDVPDLVENFDEASKNEAN, from the exons ATGAACCAAGAAAAGCTGGCCAAGCTTCAAGCGCAGGTCCGAATAGGAGGAAAG GGAACAGCTCGCAGAAAGAAGAAGGTGGTGCACAGAACAGCTACAGCTGATGACAAAAAACTTCAAAGTTCCCTCAAAAAACTGGCAGTAAATAACATTGCTGGCATTGAAGAG GTGAACATGATAAAAGATGATGGAACAGTTATTCACTTCAACAACCCCAAGGTTCAAGCTTCCCTCTCTGCCAACACTTTTGCAATTACTGGTCATGCAGAGGCTAAACCGATCACAGAAATGCTTCCGGGCATCTTAAGCCAGCTTGGTGCTGACAGCTTAACAAGTCTCAGGAAGTTAGCTGAACAATTCCCAAGACAAG tgTTGGATAGTAAAGCACCAAAATCTGAAGATATTGATGAAGAAGATGATGATGTCCCAG ATCTCGTAGAAAATTTTGATGAAGCATCAAAGAATGAAGCTAACTAA